The genomic interval TTCAAAGAAAGGAAACCGATGAGAGACACTGACATGGATCGGAATCAGGCCTCTTGAAGCAATGAAGTTGTTGAAAGGGCCATCAAAGTTCATTGAGCTTGTGATGACAGTCacatctctttctctcattctaGCTGCAAATGTACCACTTCCACCTCCAATGTCAAGTCCTATCCGGATTGTCCCTTTCGGTTTTATTCTCAGAACTTGATCAATCCCATAACTCAGTCCTCCATTGTCATGGAGCCAGCGGCTCTTCTCCCTACCCTGCAAATCAAAAGAGTCTTGGCTGCCATAAAACCCGGACATGTTCTTCCGCTGAATGAGGCACCCATAACTCTTGCAAGTATAAGGATCCCAAATGATGCTGCTGTCCGGCGGGATTGACCAGAGGCTGTCTGGAAATGGGGTTGGCTCCTTGTAACCAGCAGGGGACTTGGGATGGCATCTTCGTCGAGGAAGCGGCTCGCAGCCCTTAAGCATGAGTGTTTGAGCAAAAACATCATCCACAGGACACTCCCCTCCAATTTCATATGTTAAGTACCGAGCCAGATCCTCTTGTAGGCTCAGGCAGCCTGCTCCAACTGCAGAGTAAATTTCATCCAATCCGGTAGTAGAAGAGGATTTCCCAAGTGGGAGCTTGTGTGGCCCAATAGCTAGCTTAAGCTCATTATTACCATTCTGATTCATGAACTCCCATATTTCATCACTACTTGAAGCCTCATTTTTTCTAGCCAACTCAACAAGCAGTGCCTGAACAAGTAAGTTAGTGGAGTTAAGTTTCTCGTTGAGCTCAACAACCAAGGACTGACTGGTCCTATCGAGTTGTTCTATTGTTGAAACATGGTCATGGAAGAGTTTGTTGGTGTAACCAGAAATGGAGTTCTTGACATGGATAGAAGGCCCTGCGACGATGTAAAGGGTGAGAAGGTTAGTGAAAACGACAACAATAAGCATCTGAAGGTTGTGCTTTCTGCTGCTGATATGAGTTTGGTTTAAATGCTTTCTTGGGTAGAAATCTTCCTCAACAGGTGCAGCTCCCATCTTTTTTACTCTTCCTTAATGTTACTATAATCACTAGGCTTTGGGTTTTTCCTCTGAGTAGAATGAAAGAGTGAGTGAACAAAGAAAGATTGCAGAAGCCAACACTACTAAACAGCATAGAATCGACATGTAAAGGCAATTGTAAGTtgtgttattatatattaactCCTCAATGCAATGGAGAAgtcatatataaattaaacgTTTGCCAAATCTTATGATATCtgcccaaaaaaaattataataattataataatagagGTTCataatatatagaaaaatactaaaattatccaaaaagaaaaaaaaaacaaaggctAAAACAATTTAGCATGaatagtttttcttttcttgaaaaaaaaattaaaaaaatagatctTCAGGCTATAAATCAGCCATAAACATGTGTAGAAAGAACCGTGATATACAGTCCaccaaatatgtatatatattgttattgtTCATAGAGAGTGTCATTTTAGCAAGAGCATGAGCTATCTTTCTAAaactataattaaattatatctcAGCAAAACTATTAGAAGTCatcaaaatatcttataaattTACTCCACACCAAGAACCATTGCGAAGCAACCTAACAGCTTTAATAGAAACTCAATGACTTAATCGCTAAACAGCTTTTATATAAAGTTAAATATAGTACTTTTGACTGTATTCCTAATAAAAGTTTCCTCGTTCAGTGTTACTCGGCGGAGTGGGCGTTGAAGAAGTACAGTGTGAGATTAATTAATGATTCTGAAGATATactgatataatcacaattcttAATTCTGCTTGTGGAACTATCTCATACGTACTTTGTGCCATGTGGTGTAGCACCATCAAAACAGATCACAACATGTGCTCATCACTTATTATTCATTTTCTCGAAAAAAATCAAAGCAAAGCATATAATGTGAGTGAGAGTCAATACAATAAATTTGCTCAAAACCATCTTGTACGGATATGTCACAACTCAAAATTTAATCTTAAGTAATAGCACACAAACTGCAGTAGTGAAAATATTAACTACGCTCATAATTAATCTTGTACATTGCCTGTCCCAATTGCATGTCGTATTGCCTGTCCCAATAATCAAAAACTGATACTTGTCTTCTTTTTTGAAGAAAGTAATCGAACTTTATTAAACTTCAAATTCTGCAACCAACAAAGGAAGCATATTAGTTGGGACATCCCCCATACTGAAAATACGATCAGGGTAAGAAATAGCAGCTTTAGCAATTGTATGAGCTACTAAATTTGCTGACCGTT from Cannabis sativa cultivar Pink pepper isolate KNU-18-1 chromosome 4, ASM2916894v1, whole genome shotgun sequence carries:
- the LOC115712207 gene encoding probable methyltransferase At1g29790, whose product is MGAAPVEEDFYPRKHLNQTHISSRKHNLQMLIVVVFTNLLTLYIVAGPSIHVKNSISGYTNKLFHDHVSTIEQLDRTSQSLVVELNEKLNSTNLLVQALLVELARKNEASSSDEIWEFMNQNGNNELKLAIGPHKLPLGKSSSTTGLDEIYSAVGAGCLSLQEDLARYLTYEIGGECPVDDVFAQTLMLKGCEPLPRRRCHPKSPAGYKEPTPFPDSLWSIPPDSSIIWDPYTCKSYGCLIQRKNMSGFYGSQDSFDLQGREKSRWLHDNGGLSYGIDQVLRIKPKGTIRIGLDIGGGSGTFAARMRERDVTVITSSMNFDGPFNNFIASRGLIPIHVSVSHRFPFFENTLDIVHSMHVLSNWIPDTHLEFIFYDIYRVLRPGGLLWLDHFICTRPQLNQTYIPLIERVGFNKLRWNVGRNVDRRMDKNDWYFSALLEKPMS